The Macrobrachium nipponense isolate FS-2020 chromosome 19, ASM1510439v2, whole genome shotgun sequence genome contains a region encoding:
- the LOC135218853 gene encoding uncharacterized protein LOC135218853 → MARTVLVVLMAVLVLMAATVSHARYLPTRADDSRMEEIREILREILERTADGSSSSPGSRSSSTGFGYDKRFIYKRSVLGGDASNMAVGASSSSSGLSGERVAPLYNLAQ, encoded by the exons ATGGCGCGGACAGTTCTCGTAGTGCTAATGGCAGTTCTGGTGTTGATGGCGGCTACCGTCAGCCACGCCCGCTACCTACCAACCCGAGCGGATGATTCTCGCATGGAGGAAATCAGAGAGATCCTCAGAGAG ATCCTGGAACGCACAGCCGACGGCAGCAGTAGCAGCCCCGGCAGCAGGTCCTCCTCCACAGGCTTCGGCTACGACAAGAGATTCATCTACAAGAGGTCCGTCCTCGGAGGGGACGCTTCCAACATGGCCGTcggagcctcctcctcctcctccggcctCAGCGGGGAAAGGGTGGCACCTCTCTACAACCTAGCGCAGTAA